The following proteins are co-located in the Mesorhizobium australicum WSM2073 genome:
- a CDS encoding transcriptional regulator GcvA: MPRRLPPLTALPAFDAAARHLSFSKAAEELNLTHGAVSRAIRNIEDRLGIQLFDRGTRSVRLTGVGAAYAAEVGKALDQIAAATIAATPDRSTRILNVSTSDGFAGRWLVPRLHRFHRANPDIDVRLATSGVLADFVSDGIDISIRYGRGGYSGVTAEFLADEEVFPVCSPELLQGEHPLHLPADLRHHKLIHDAFRIDWATWLEQAGVEGIDPTRGVRFDSATFAVEAAVHGEGVLLGRSALVSADLAAGRLVRPFDLALKSAASYYVVYPEGALRQKKIRAFRDWLFAEVAADWIGAKKSG, encoded by the coding sequence ATGCCGCGCAGACTGCCGCCCCTCACCGCTTTGCCCGCCTTCGACGCGGCGGCCAGGCATTTGAGTTTCTCCAAGGCCGCGGAGGAGCTCAACCTCACCCATGGCGCGGTCAGCCGCGCCATCCGCAACATCGAGGACAGGCTGGGCATCCAGCTCTTCGATCGCGGCACACGCTCCGTGCGCCTCACGGGCGTCGGCGCGGCCTATGCGGCGGAAGTCGGCAAGGCGCTCGACCAGATCGCCGCCGCCACCATTGCCGCCACGCCCGACCGCTCGACGCGCATTCTCAATGTCAGCACGTCCGACGGCTTCGCCGGCCGCTGGCTGGTGCCGAGGCTGCATCGTTTCCATCGCGCCAATCCCGACATCGACGTGCGGCTGGCGACTTCGGGCGTGCTGGCCGATTTCGTCAGCGACGGCATCGACATATCCATCCGCTACGGCCGCGGCGGCTATAGCGGGGTGACGGCGGAGTTCCTCGCCGACGAGGAGGTCTTCCCCGTCTGCAGCCCGGAACTGCTGCAAGGCGAGCATCCGCTGCATCTGCCAGCGGACCTCAGGCACCACAAACTGATCCACGACGCCTTTCGCATCGACTGGGCGACATGGCTTGAGCAGGCCGGTGTCGAAGGCATCGACCCCACACGCGGCGTGCGCTTCGATTCCGCCACCTTCGCCGTCGAGGCCGCCGTGCATGGCGAAGGCGTGCTGCTCGGCCGCAGCGCGCTGGTCTCGGCCGACCTCGCGGCAGGCCGGCTGGTCCGGCCCTTCGATCTCGCGCTGAAATCGGCGGCCAGCTACTACGTCGTCTATCCCGAAGGCGCGCTGCGCCAGAAAAAGATCAGGGCGTTCCGTGACTGGCTGTTCGCCGAAGTGGCCGCCGACTGGATTGGTGCGAAGAAGAGCGGCTGA
- a CDS encoding DUF1127 domain-containing protein encodes MTLTLRPIGAAMSGLATRSLAAFERRRTLRRISRLSDRRLHDIGLERDWDGSILANEILGNGRAI; translated from the coding sequence ATGACCTTGACCCTTCGACCCATCGGCGCCGCGATGAGCGGCCTTGCCACGCGAAGCTTGGCAGCGTTCGAGCGCCGCCGCACATTGCGCCGGATCTCCCGGCTTTCCGATCGCCGTTTGCATGACATCGGCCTCGAACGCGACTGGGATGGTTCGATCCTTGCTAACGAAATTCTGGGCAATGGGAGGGCGATATGA
- a CDS encoding NmrA family NAD(P)-binding protein, translating into MTSTLIIGATGLLGSEMAKASARNGDSLHVLVRQATSANEARMRPLKDLGATVHVGDLDDYDSLVRAVGKVDRVISSVHVGSASEMTLVRAIRDAGVSRYVPSAGFGLDFAAAAPGSIEPLDIKRTVFDAVREADLPYTVIYTNGFFSTWVATLGDLTRFGSSPLPPAEVTLYGEGNVPATFVSEKDIAAVTMRALDDPNAVRSEIRIAQNKITQREMIELWRQVSGRSPRVKQMSAEELEALIAAVPGLGLLRAFWIRGETALETATPEAGTLYPELRFESIESAFVAMAGAGGHRL; encoded by the coding sequence ATGACCAGCACCCTGATCATTGGCGCCACCGGACTGCTCGGCAGCGAGATGGCCAAGGCCAGTGCGCGCAATGGCGACAGCCTGCATGTCCTGGTCCGGCAGGCAACGTCGGCCAATGAAGCGCGGATGCGCCCGCTGAAGGATCTCGGCGCCACCGTGCATGTCGGCGATCTCGACGACTATGACAGCCTCGTGCGCGCCGTCGGCAAGGTCGACCGCGTCATCAGCTCGGTGCATGTGGGGTCGGCCAGCGAGATGACGCTGGTGCGCGCCATCAGGGATGCCGGCGTCTCCCGCTATGTGCCGTCCGCCGGCTTCGGCCTCGACTTTGCCGCCGCCGCACCTGGCTCGATCGAACCGCTCGACATCAAGCGGACCGTCTTCGACGCGGTCCGTGAGGCCGACCTGCCCTATACGGTGATCTACACCAACGGCTTCTTCTCGACCTGGGTGGCGACGCTGGGCGACCTGACGCGCTTCGGCTCGTCGCCGCTGCCGCCCGCCGAGGTGACGCTCTATGGCGAGGGCAACGTGCCGGCGACCTTCGTCAGCGAGAAGGATATCGCCGCGGTCACCATGCGCGCGCTTGACGATCCCAATGCTGTTCGCAGCGAGATACGGATCGCACAGAACAAGATCACCCAACGTGAAATGATCGAGCTGTGGCGGCAAGTGAGCGGCCGTTCGCCCCGCGTCAAGCAGATGAGCGCCGAGGAGCTGGAGGCGCTGATCGCGGCGGTTCCCGGCCTTGGATTGCTGCGCGCATTCTGGATCCGCGGCGAGACCGCGCTCGAGACGGCCACCCCGGAAGCCGGGACGCTTTATCCGGAGCTGAGGTTTGAAAGCATCGAAAGCGCTTTTGTGGCGATGGCTGGCGCGGGTGGGCATAGGTTGTGA
- a CDS encoding KamA family radical SAM protein has translation MPNLKDATRAADSAWQEDVRAGVRHVRDLASLPLSPAEREAAQAAAALHKVRAPKAYLDLIDWNDPADPIRAQVIPSPGELDEAEGELGDPIADHEFSPVPRLTHRHADRVLLFPTYQCAVYCRFCFRKESLTSIGRGYTREALEPALAYISDHPEIREVILTGGDPLSLPDKALAEIRARIEDIAHVRLLRLHTRVPVALPSRITPGLVAALQGRLMVTVVTHFNHAREITDATEVACRALRQAGFVMLNQSVLLKGVNDTVEALEELCRELMYRLGIKPYYLHHGDLARGMAHRRTTIAQGQALVEALRARLSGICNPVYVLDLPDGGGKVPLGPCHVEEQDGQRWRIRGLDGQVRTYREIVGE, from the coding sequence ATGCCCAATCTCAAAGATGCGACCCGCGCCGCCGACAGCGCCTGGCAGGAGGATGTCCGCGCCGGCGTGCGCCATGTGCGCGACCTCGCTTCCCTGCCGCTCTCGCCGGCCGAGCGCGAAGCCGCGCAAGCCGCCGCGGCGCTTCACAAAGTGCGGGCGCCAAAGGCCTATCTCGACTTGATCGACTGGAACGATCCCGCCGATCCGATCCGGGCGCAGGTGATCCCGTCGCCTGGGGAATTGGACGAGGCTGAGGGTGAGCTTGGCGACCCGATCGCCGATCATGAATTCAGCCCGGTGCCGCGGCTGACGCATCGCCATGCGGATAGGGTACTGTTGTTCCCGACCTATCAATGCGCGGTCTATTGCCGGTTCTGCTTCCGCAAGGAATCGCTGACGTCGATCGGCCGTGGTTATACGCGCGAGGCGCTGGAGCCGGCGCTGGCCTATATATCGGACCATCCCGAAATCCGCGAAGTGATCCTGACCGGCGGCGATCCGCTGTCGCTGCCCGACAAGGCACTGGCCGAGATCCGGGCGCGCATCGAGGACATTGCCCATGTGCGGTTGCTGCGCCTCCACACGCGCGTGCCGGTGGCACTGCCGTCGCGCATCACGCCAGGGCTGGTCGCGGCGCTGCAGGGTCGGCTGATGGTGACGGTGGTCACCCACTTCAACCACGCGCGCGAGATCACCGACGCCACCGAAGTGGCCTGCCGCGCCTTGCGACAGGCCGGCTTCGTGATGCTCAACCAGAGCGTTCTGCTGAAGGGCGTCAACGATACGGTCGAAGCGCTGGAAGAGCTCTGCCGCGAGCTGATGTACCGGCTGGGGATAAAACCCTACTACCTCCACCATGGCGATCTCGCACGCGGCATGGCACACAGGCGCACCACGATCGCGCAGGGGCAGGCGCTGGTGGAAGCGCTGCGCGCGCGCCTGTCGGGCATCTGCAACCCTGTCTATGTGCTCGACCTGCCCGACGGGGGAGGGAAAGTGCCGCTTGGACCTTGCCATGTCGAGGAACAGGACGGGCAGCGCTGGCGCATACGTGGGCTGGATGGGCAGGTGAGGACCTACCGCGAGATAGTTGGCGAATAG
- a CDS encoding 4'-phosphopantetheinyl transferase family protein translates to MTPPADPSEEIALARAMAAMAPAGVRTGCRIIREGDETHLLPPEARSIPARQPSMRRASGAARWLAHRLLADVGFEGFALLRTPSGAPAWPEAITGSLAHDDDMAVAAVAAVAGIISLGIDVEPALPLPDEIFSLVAIPADRMGAADRQLAGRILFAAKEAVYKAAYPLDREVLGYEDIAVDLETGHATTRTGRKVSLAHCMAPRVVVLAFCRE, encoded by the coding sequence ATGACGCCGCCCGCCGATCCGTCCGAGGAAATCGCCCTGGCGCGCGCCATGGCCGCCATGGCTCCGGCCGGGGTCCGCACCGGTTGCCGGATCATCCGCGAAGGCGACGAGACCCATCTGTTGCCGCCGGAAGCACGCTCCATCCCCGCTCGCCAGCCGTCGATGCGGCGGGCCAGCGGCGCGGCGCGCTGGCTCGCGCACCGGTTGCTCGCGGATGTCGGCTTCGAGGGTTTCGCCCTCTTGCGCACGCCGTCCGGTGCACCCGCATGGCCCGAGGCGATAACGGGCTCGCTCGCGCATGACGACGACATGGCCGTGGCGGCGGTCGCGGCTGTTGCCGGCATCATCTCGCTCGGCATCGACGTCGAGCCGGCGCTGCCCCTGCCCGATGAGATTTTCTCGCTCGTGGCAATTCCCGCCGACCGGATGGGCGCCGCCGACCGGCAGCTCGCCGGCCGCATCCTTTTCGCCGCCAAGGAAGCGGTTTACAAGGCCGCTTATCCGCTGGATCGCGAGGTGCTGGGCTATGAGGATATCGCCGTGGACCTCGAAACCGGCCACGCGACAACGAGGACCGGTCGCAAGGTCAGCCTCGCACACTGCATGGCCCCGCGCGTGGTCGTGCTGGCGTTTTGTCGGGAATAA
- a CDS encoding GNAT family N-acetyltransferase, with the protein MAERSGSTADIRIGPVTPANRALVTALQLAPEQMDFVASNAASLREARSDRDARPRAVMAGDQIVGFLMYEAPRDDDEARIYRFMIDRASQGRGYGKGALREVLEEIDGLGHIRHVSICYEPENEAARQLYRSAGFVEQGLDEDGEMIADLILPTGDR; encoded by the coding sequence ATGGCAGAGCGATCCGGAAGCACCGCAGACATCCGGATCGGCCCGGTGACCCCAGCCAATCGCGCTTTGGTCACCGCATTGCAGCTGGCGCCGGAGCAGATGGATTTCGTCGCCAGCAATGCAGCCTCCCTGCGTGAGGCCAGATCCGATCGGGACGCGCGGCCACGCGCCGTCATGGCAGGCGACCAGATCGTCGGGTTCCTGATGTACGAGGCGCCGCGGGACGATGACGAGGCGCGCATCTACCGCTTCATGATCGACCGTGCCTCGCAAGGCCGGGGTTACGGCAAGGGCGCGTTGCGTGAAGTGCTGGAGGAAATCGACGGGCTCGGCCACATCAGGCATGTGTCGATCTGCTACGAACCGGAGAACGAGGCGGCGCGGCAGCTTTATCGCAGTGCCGGTTTCGTCGAACAGGGGCTCGACGAGGACGGCGAAATGATCGCCGATCTCATTCTGCCAACCGGCGACCGATGA
- a CDS encoding Pls/PosA family non-ribosomal peptide synthetase → MDHGIDIAELDREAARLGAGPETSSDSVDALAGIASGAHGQVLAGADFARAGQPDERLDKVFEQLAGTFATLPAVISEGRTWTYRELDKRANQFARLLVKRGVRPGHRVGLILDRSAETYVALLAVVKAGAAFVPLATAFPQERMALIIEDASVSLVVTIATYASRADQLPVPHLLIDSAAAEISAQSDAPLKPHKAPAPTAVEDICYILYTSGTTGRPKGVAIRHQSFVNFIRVAAASYGYRPGDRVYQGMTIAFDFSSEEIWVPFVAGATVVPAPGQMPLVGEELADFLRHHDITCMACSPTLLSSMTSDVPSLRTLLVGGEACPHNLVVRWSKPGRQILNTYGPTEATVTATMGALTPDRPVTIGAPLPTYSIVILDPSLPRLAEPGELGEIGIAGIGLAVGYLNRPDLTEQKFIADFLGLPNNPSKRIYRTGDLGRISDAGEIEYAGRIDTQVKIRGYRIELGEIEAVLLDQPEIAQAAVTTWEIEPGRVELVAYYAPKAGQPAFSRADIAQTMKRRLPDYMVPSYLEELPAIPMTVSNKVDLRQLPKPTSVRLSADRAMVPPGNDDERFLADALCAVLKFDDVSVEDNFFDDLGANSLLMAHFCARVRTRKEWATTSMRDIYLYPTVARLAKHLSVAEEMTTATNEPVLTRQASNFVYWTCGAAQLLFYALYSYVALWAINDGLNWVYDTLDDPLQLYVRCVVLSAGVFFGMSGFAIAAKWLLVGRWKAEAFPIWGLRYYRFWVVKTLIRTAPVVLFRGSPLYSLYLQLLGTRIGKNVVIESRAVPVCTDLISIGDRTILRKESLILGYRAQAGYIHTGPLTIGRDAFVGVGCTLDIDTAIGDGGQLGHSSSLQHGQSIPDGEHWHGSPAVPTTADYCKVRNVNPPRIRRFLYEAVQLIGLFAIVTPLPLLFHSYWENVGDDYQETIGIVAIGTTVTLFGYIAAAFFAATVVPRLFSLILKPGRTYTLYGFRYWLQTVAEFSSNSRVLGLLFGDSSAIVHYMSAIGWNLNKVVQTGSNFGSNQQHENPLLCEIGTQTMVSDGLFMINMHKSASAFRLEPTRIGERNYLGNNIYYPPDGRTGDNVLLGTKVMVPIDGPLRENVGLLGSPPFEIPRMVNRDKELIAGIDEEDRRQRIPLKNRHNLVTILLFMATQWVMLFATLAIWDRALNYYTEWAEIALFVAVLLTSAITIPFYIFVERASLGFRKLKPQITTIYDVTFWRHERHWKLADSPVVRLFAGTPFRPMILRMLGVKVGKRVYDGGANLTERSLVVIGDDVTLNEGCVIQAHSLEEGAFKSDFIRIGDGCTLGPSAFVHYGVVMGKGSMVDADSFVMKGEELEPNSIWRGNPAKLHRFVEPVMEDGSRASS, encoded by the coding sequence ATGGACCACGGTATCGATATCGCCGAACTGGACAGGGAAGCGGCACGATTGGGCGCAGGGCCCGAGACCAGCTCCGACAGCGTCGATGCACTTGCGGGAATTGCCTCCGGAGCGCACGGCCAGGTCCTGGCGGGCGCCGATTTTGCCCGGGCAGGCCAACCGGACGAGCGGCTCGACAAAGTCTTCGAGCAACTCGCCGGAACATTCGCCACGCTGCCGGCGGTGATCTCCGAGGGCCGCACCTGGACCTATCGGGAGCTGGACAAGCGCGCCAACCAATTTGCTCGCCTGCTGGTCAAGCGCGGCGTGCGGCCGGGTCACCGTGTCGGGCTCATCCTCGACCGGTCCGCGGAAACCTATGTGGCCCTGCTCGCCGTGGTGAAGGCGGGTGCCGCCTTCGTGCCGCTGGCCACCGCCTTTCCGCAAGAGCGCATGGCGCTCATCATCGAAGACGCCAGCGTCAGCCTGGTCGTCACCATCGCCACCTACGCTTCGCGGGCCGACCAGCTGCCGGTTCCGCACCTGTTGATCGACAGCGCCGCCGCCGAAATATCAGCCCAATCCGACGCGCCGCTGAAGCCGCATAAGGCGCCGGCCCCCACGGCGGTCGAAGACATCTGTTACATCCTCTATACGTCCGGCACCACCGGCAGGCCGAAGGGCGTCGCCATCCGCCACCAGAGCTTCGTCAACTTCATCCGCGTCGCCGCCGCATCCTACGGCTACCGGCCGGGCGATCGCGTCTACCAGGGCATGACCATCGCCTTCGACTTTTCCTCCGAGGAGATCTGGGTGCCGTTCGTCGCCGGCGCGACGGTCGTGCCGGCACCAGGCCAGATGCCTCTCGTGGGCGAAGAGCTCGCCGATTTCCTGCGCCATCACGACATCACCTGCATGGCCTGCAGCCCGACGCTTCTGTCGTCCATGACATCGGACGTGCCCAGCCTGCGCACGCTGCTGGTCGGCGGCGAGGCCTGCCCGCACAATCTGGTGGTGCGCTGGTCGAAGCCCGGCCGGCAGATCCTCAACACCTATGGCCCGACCGAGGCGACCGTCACGGCAACCATGGGTGCATTGACGCCGGACCGGCCGGTGACGATCGGCGCGCCGCTGCCCACCTACTCGATCGTCATTCTCGACCCTTCGCTGCCGCGGCTCGCCGAACCCGGCGAACTGGGCGAGATCGGCATTGCCGGCATCGGGCTGGCGGTCGGCTATCTCAACCGGCCGGACCTGACCGAACAGAAATTCATCGCCGATTTCCTCGGCCTGCCGAACAACCCGTCGAAGCGCATCTACCGCACCGGCGACCTTGGCCGGATCAGTGACGCCGGCGAGATCGAGTATGCCGGGCGCATCGATACCCAGGTGAAGATCCGCGGCTATCGCATTGAACTCGGCGAGATCGAGGCCGTGCTGCTCGACCAGCCCGAGATCGCGCAGGCCGCCGTCACCACCTGGGAGATCGAGCCCGGCCGCGTCGAACTCGTTGCCTATTACGCGCCCAAGGCCGGCCAGCCGGCTTTCTCGCGCGCCGACATTGCCCAGACGATGAAGCGGCGGCTGCCCGACTACATGGTGCCCTCCTATCTGGAGGAACTGCCGGCGATCCCGATGACGGTCTCCAACAAGGTCGACCTTCGCCAGTTGCCCAAACCAACCAGCGTCCGGCTCTCGGCCGATCGCGCCATGGTGCCGCCCGGCAATGACGACGAGCGTTTCCTGGCCGACGCGCTATGCGCCGTGCTGAAGTTCGACGATGTGTCCGTCGAGGACAATTTCTTCGACGATCTCGGCGCCAACTCGTTGCTGATGGCGCATTTTTGCGCGCGTGTGCGCACCCGCAAGGAATGGGCGACGACGTCGATGCGCGACATCTATCTCTATCCGACGGTGGCGCGCCTGGCCAAGCACCTGAGCGTGGCGGAAGAGATGACGACGGCCACCAACGAGCCCGTTCTCACCCGCCAGGCGTCCAATTTCGTCTACTGGACCTGCGGCGCGGCGCAGTTGCTGTTTTACGCGCTCTACAGCTACGTGGCGCTGTGGGCGATCAATGACGGCCTCAACTGGGTCTATGACACGCTCGACGACCCGCTGCAGCTTTACGTCAGGTGCGTGGTGCTCTCTGCCGGCGTGTTCTTCGGCATGTCGGGCTTCGCCATTGCCGCCAAATGGCTGCTGGTGGGCCGCTGGAAGGCGGAAGCGTTCCCGATCTGGGGCCTGCGCTACTATCGCTTCTGGGTGGTCAAAACCTTGATCCGCACGGCACCCGTCGTGCTGTTCCGCGGAAGCCCGCTCTACAGCCTCTACCTGCAGCTTCTGGGAACCAGGATCGGCAAGAACGTGGTCATCGAATCCCGGGCGGTGCCGGTGTGCACGGACCTGATTTCGATCGGCGACCGAACGATCCTGCGCAAGGAATCGCTGATCCTCGGCTATCGCGCCCAGGCCGGCTATATCCACACCGGGCCGCTGACCATCGGCCGCGACGCCTTCGTCGGCGTCGGCTGCACGCTCGACATCGACACCGCGATCGGCGACGGCGGCCAGCTCGGTCATTCTTCCTCGCTGCAGCACGGGCAAAGCATCCCCGACGGCGAACACTGGCATGGATCGCCCGCGGTGCCGACCACGGCGGACTATTGCAAGGTGCGCAACGTCAATCCTCCCCGCATCCGGCGCTTCCTCTACGAGGCCGTGCAGCTGATAGGCCTGTTTGCCATCGTCACCCCGCTGCCGCTTTTGTTCCACAGCTATTGGGAGAATGTCGGCGACGACTATCAGGAGACCATCGGCATTGTGGCGATCGGCACCACGGTCACACTGTTCGGCTACATCGCCGCGGCCTTTTTCGCCGCCACGGTGGTGCCGCGCCTGTTCAGCCTGATCCTGAAACCCGGCCGTACCTACACGCTTTATGGCTTCCGCTACTGGCTGCAGACGGTTGCCGAGTTCTCGAGCAACTCCCGCGTGCTCGGGCTGCTGTTCGGTGATAGCTCGGCCATCGTCCATTACATGAGCGCCATCGGCTGGAACCTCAACAAGGTGGTGCAGACGGGCTCCAATTTCGGCTCCAACCAGCAGCACGAAAACCCGCTCCTGTGCGAGATCGGCACCCAGACCATGGTGTCGGACGGGCTTTTCATGATCAACATGCACAAGTCCGCTTCCGCGTTCCGGCTCGAGCCGACCCGGATCGGCGAGCGCAACTATCTCGGCAACAACATCTACTATCCGCCGGATGGACGCACGGGCGACAACGTGCTGCTCGGCACCAAGGTGATGGTCCCCATCGACGGGCCATTGCGCGAGAATGTCGGCCTTCTGGGCTCGCCGCCCTTTGAAATCCCGCGCATGGTGAACCGCGACAAGGAACTCATCGCCGGCATCGATGAGGAAGACCGGCGTCAGCGCATCCCGCTCAAGAACCGTCACAATCTGGTGACGATCCTCCTGTTCATGGCAACGCAATGGGTCATGCTGTTCGCCACGCTTGCGATCTGGGACCGGGCACTGAACTACTACACCGAATGGGCTGAGATCGCCCTCTTCGTGGCGGTGCTTTTGACCTCGGCGATCACCATTCCGTTCTACATCTTCGTCGAGCGGGCAAGCCTCGGTTTTCGCAAGCTGAAGCCGCAGATAACGACGATCTACGACGTCACATTCTGGCGCCACGAGCGCCACTGGAAGCTCGCGGATTCGCCTGTTGTGCGCCTGTTCGCCGGCACCCCGTTCCGGCCGATGATCCTGCGCATGCTTGGGGTCAAGGTGGGCAAGCGCGTCTATGACGGCGGCGCCAACCTGACCGAGCGTTCCCTCGTGGTGATCGGCGATGACGTCACGCTCAATGAAGGCTGCGTCATCCAGGCCCACTCGCTGGAAGAAGGTGCGTTCAAGTCCGATTTCATCCGTATCGGCGATGGCTGCACGCTCGGACCTTCCGCCTTTGTCCATTACGGCGTGGTGATGGGCAAAGGATCGATGGTCGATGCCGATTCCTTCGTGATGAAGGGCGAGGAGTTGGAGCCCAACTCGATCTGGCGCGGCAATCCGGCCAAGCTGCACCGGTTCGTCGAGCCGGTCATGGAAGACGGCTCCAGGGCGTCGTCCTGA
- a CDS encoding DUF680 domain-containing protein — protein sequence MTKLALSVAAMLLASTSAFAGSDHFGANAPNQPGAAVDTNATASIPYAARPHGVDTKVTTGPSRPAPKSDADEPGQGIWGN from the coding sequence ATGACCAAGCTCGCTCTCAGCGTGGCTGCGATGTTGCTTGCCTCGACTTCTGCCTTTGCCGGCAGCGACCATTTCGGCGCCAATGCCCCCAACCAGCCTGGCGCCGCCGTCGACACCAATGCCACCGCCTCGATCCCCTACGCGGCACGTCCTCATGGCGTCGATACCAAGGTGACGACCGGGCCGAGCCGGCCGGCGCCCAAATCCGATGCGGACGAACCCGGCCAGGGCATCTGGGGCAACTGA
- a CDS encoding MBL fold metallo-hydrolase, with protein sequence MFSMSRRTVLQSAAAAAAFGLAGKLEFTRPAFAQTPVEPTVGFYKYTVGDIEVTAVYDGIWKKPHDPAFIKDVSVDDTKAALAKAGLTTDFMPIPLTVAVLKMGGRLIMMDAGSGVGQWQANATHLPANMAAAGIDYKAIDTIMISHFHPDHVWGLMEKGTNTPVFPNAELIVNATEYKWWTDPSRLAKLPEGRKPAGKRIAENFPKWKNWKLVEDGAEVAPGIQIIAAPGHTPGHSVYLANSGKEQLMISADTMYVPALLAPHPEWQGAYDQDGPTAIATRHKIIDRVIADNIRISGSHFPFPGTGVFVKDGNAYGFTPVEI encoded by the coding sequence ATGTTCAGCATGTCACGCCGCACAGTGCTTCAATCCGCCGCCGCCGCTGCCGCCTTCGGCCTTGCCGGCAAGCTGGAATTCACCCGTCCCGCTTTCGCGCAGACGCCGGTGGAACCCACCGTCGGCTTCTACAAATACACGGTCGGCGATATCGAGGTGACCGCCGTCTATGACGGCATCTGGAAAAAGCCGCACGACCCGGCCTTCATCAAGGATGTTTCGGTCGACGATACCAAGGCAGCGCTCGCCAAGGCGGGGCTGACGACCGACTTCATGCCCATTCCGCTCACCGTAGCGGTGCTCAAGATGGGCGGCAGGCTGATCATGATGGATGCCGGCTCGGGCGTCGGCCAGTGGCAGGCCAACGCCACGCACCTGCCGGCCAACATGGCCGCCGCCGGCATCGACTACAAGGCGATCGACACTATCATGATCTCGCATTTCCACCCCGACCATGTCTGGGGCCTCATGGAGAAGGGCACCAACACGCCGGTGTTCCCAAACGCCGAGCTGATCGTCAACGCCACCGAATACAAGTGGTGGACCGACCCGAGCAGGCTGGCGAAGCTGCCCGAGGGCCGCAAGCCGGCGGGCAAGCGCATCGCCGAAAACTTCCCGAAATGGAAGAACTGGAAGCTGGTCGAGGACGGCGCCGAGGTCGCGCCCGGCATCCAGATCATCGCCGCCCCCGGCCACACGCCCGGCCATTCGGTGTACCTCGCCAATTCCGGCAAGGAACAACTGATGATCTCGGCCGACACAATGTATGTGCCGGCGCTTCTCGCACCGCATCCGGAATGGCAGGGCGCCTATGACCAGGATGGGCCGACGGCGATCGCCACGCGCCACAAGATCATCGACCGGGTGATCGCGGACAACATCCGCATTTCCGGTTCGCACTTCCCGTTCCCGGGCACCGGCGTCTTCGTCAAGGACGGCAATGCCTACGGCTTCACGCCTGTCGAAATCTGA
- a CDS encoding tetratricopeptide repeat protein: protein MKQSFLGKHALFGLLGAIAVLTVVPVATIIPAYAVDDIEGADAPDLTAVKAKIDAKDYKGALADLRDLAQDNQQADVYNLLGFTLRKTGDFTTALTYYNKALELKPDHKAAREYLGELYVETGDMAKADEQLASLQKLCPTGCEELSDLRKAIDTKVTK from the coding sequence ATGAAACAATCTTTTTTGGGCAAGCACGCCCTGTTCGGCCTGCTCGGCGCCATTGCCGTGCTGACCGTGGTTCCCGTCGCAACCATCATCCCAGCCTATGCGGTCGACGACATCGAGGGCGCCGACGCGCCCGACCTCACCGCCGTCAAGGCCAAGATCGACGCCAAGGATTACAAGGGCGCGCTGGCGGACCTGCGCGACCTCGCGCAGGACAACCAGCAGGCCGACGTCTACAATTTGCTCGGCTTCACGCTGCGCAAGACCGGCGACTTCACCACCGCGCTGACCTACTACAACAAGGCGCTGGAGCTGAAACCCGACCACAAGGCCGCCCGCGAATATCTGGGCGAGCTCTACGTCGAAACCGGCGACATGGCCAAGGCCGATGAGCAACTGGCCTCGCTGCAGAAACTGTGCCCGACCGGCTGCGAGGAGCTTTCCGACCTGCGGAAAGCCATCGATACCAAGGTGACGAAGTAA
- a CDS encoding DoxX family protein, producing the protein MILNERAAKLHALATKLYVRDLTLLVGRLLMSFIFLHEGVTLATHFDGAAKAVAAQGVGLPLFVATIALQLGAGLSVATGVLTRLGAIGLGLFCLATATLFHTNFASQSELLNFEKDLAIAGGMFVLAVAGAGRISLDWLLACTLQQRQRDRETVASLLAVENQFSQR; encoded by the coding sequence ATGATCCTGAACGAACGCGCCGCGAAGCTGCACGCCCTCGCCACCAAACTCTATGTCAGGGATCTGACCCTGCTTGTCGGGCGCCTGCTCATGTCCTTCATCTTCCTGCATGAGGGGGTGACACTGGCCACCCATTTCGACGGCGCCGCCAAGGCGGTGGCCGCGCAAGGCGTCGGTCTGCCGCTGTTTGTCGCCACCATCGCGTTGCAACTGGGGGCAGGGCTCTCGGTGGCAACGGGCGTGCTGACGCGGCTGGGGGCGATCGGCCTCGGCCTCTTCTGCCTGGCAACGGCCACACTGTTCCACACCAACTTCGCCAGCCAGAGCGAGCTGCTGAATTTCGAAAAGGATCTGGCGATCGCCGGCGGCATGTTCGTTCTGGCCGTAGCCGGCGCCGGCCGGATCTCGCTGGATTGGCTGCTGGCCTGCACTCTGCAGCAGCGCCAGCGCGATCGGGAAACGGTGGCGTCGCTGCTGGCGGTCGAGAACCAGTTTTCCCAGAGGTGA